The proteins below are encoded in one region of Stieleria sp. JC731:
- a CDS encoding leucine-rich repeat domain-containing protein translates to MGRFIELPNRTNSAGLAGSSGMIAVFAMLCLIAIAPRFASAADRTFAYSIDPDPVVPDHFVDPAARACAAQPQSDLPAWDVPGWVNYMRLWSTLAADPDNQSIRQFLSLPIGDEAKLSLAAIKASRGRSAPSWIGWKPGSYAQVDTPHFQIFSRSDRERTTEVAEDLERCYWVWTQLFFPLWDSNAQVALHLGDDTNKPIESLLQEARGRLSSRKKMRVVLLRDADDYGRTLARLTGGSVKSLSQSTGFYSSERRTSFFYPTDKSDGIASRRHELVHQLFREATRNSLSGDIAGESADFWLIEGIAGYFESLHFSKGYATVGGWDSPRIQFARYRIFANQQIVPLDELRPDGRDAVQQRGDLAQFYAFAIGYTHWMMDGENDSARRWLYARLASLYRIRTEVPLADGITVDSPGFDSGSPERGLVGLLRVDDSHLVSNPVDRNLEELCLRGTMVGPKGLQSIGQSTQLRWLDLSGLPIESDQLLSFVPEPSKLEQLSLEGCKIDNQVAGWIAKATSLEELDVTNTACGDPLVQALNKLKSLQTLWLTNTVVTDAVLVDLAGLPRIETIDVRGTSVSASGLAKLRRKHPEWNLNPN, encoded by the coding sequence ATGGGCAGATTCATCGAGCTACCGAACCGAACGAACAGCGCTGGCCTGGCCGGATCATCAGGCATGATCGCGGTGTTCGCGATGTTGTGTCTGATCGCAATTGCACCAAGGTTTGCTTCAGCAGCCGATCGTACATTCGCGTACTCGATCGATCCCGATCCTGTTGTGCCCGATCACTTTGTCGACCCGGCCGCACGTGCCTGCGCCGCGCAACCGCAAAGTGATCTTCCCGCATGGGATGTTCCAGGCTGGGTAAACTACATGCGGCTGTGGTCCACTTTGGCTGCGGATCCTGACAATCAGTCCATACGGCAGTTCCTCAGTTTGCCAATTGGTGACGAAGCGAAGCTTTCATTGGCTGCAATCAAAGCGTCCCGTGGACGTAGTGCACCATCGTGGATTGGTTGGAAACCGGGTAGCTACGCTCAAGTAGACACGCCACACTTTCAAATCTTTTCACGGTCCGACCGAGAACGCACAACGGAAGTCGCCGAAGATCTTGAACGCTGCTATTGGGTGTGGACGCAGTTGTTTTTTCCGCTCTGGGATAGCAACGCCCAAGTGGCTCTGCATCTGGGCGATGACACGAACAAGCCGATCGAATCGCTACTGCAAGAGGCCCGAGGTCGACTTTCGTCGCGAAAGAAAATGCGAGTCGTCTTGTTGCGTGACGCTGATGACTACGGCCGAACGTTGGCACGTCTGACCGGCGGCTCTGTCAAATCATTGTCGCAGTCAACAGGTTTCTATAGCTCCGAACGAAGGACATCTTTCTTTTACCCAACCGACAAGAGCGATGGGATCGCTTCACGAAGACATGAACTGGTGCACCAGCTATTTCGTGAAGCGACACGGAATTCGCTAAGCGGAGATATCGCGGGCGAGTCGGCTGATTTTTGGTTGATCGAAGGCATTGCGGGCTATTTTGAATCGCTTCACTTTTCAAAGGGCTATGCGACCGTCGGTGGCTGGGACAGTCCACGAATCCAGTTTGCGAGGTATCGAATATTCGCGAACCAGCAAATCGTTCCCTTGGATGAACTGCGGCCTGATGGACGCGACGCCGTCCAACAGCGTGGTGATCTCGCTCAGTTTTATGCCTTTGCGATCGGTTACACGCACTGGATGATGGACGGCGAAAATGATTCGGCACGGCGATGGCTATATGCTCGACTGGCCAGTCTGTATCGCATCCGAACGGAAGTCCCTCTTGCCGATGGGATCACAGTCGACTCGCCAGGGTTTGATTCAGGCAGCCCCGAACGTGGATTGGTCGGTCTGTTGCGAGTTGACGATTCACATCTCGTGTCCAACCCGGTTGATCGCAATTTAGAAGAACTATGCCTTCGCGGCACAATGGTCGGGCCCAAAGGCCTCCAGTCGATCGGACAGTCAACGCAGCTCCGCTGGCTGGACCTTTCCGGTTTGCCGATCGAGTCTGACCAATTGTTGTCGTTCGTTCCAGAGCCTTCGAAGCTTGAACAACTCTCTTTGGAAGGATGCAAAATCGACAATCAAGTTGCTGGCTGGATTGCCAAAGCAACCTCGCTTGAAGAGCTTGATGTCACCAATACCGCTTGCGGTGACCCCCTCGTCCAAGCTTTGAACAAGCTAAAGTCACTTCAAACACTATGGCTGACCAACACGGTGGTGACTGACGCCGTACTTGTTGACCTCGCCGGGCTACCTCGTATCGAAACGATTGACGTGCGTGGAACATCGGTTTCCGCCAGCGGGCTTGCGAAACTTCGGCGTAAACATCCCGAGTGGAACTTAAATCCTAACTAG
- a CDS encoding trypsin-like peptidase domain-containing protein codes for MRPIQLSPAIGRRRRKTQRWFERLTKYGLTFSIASAICVADASAQESRLTSFEPSVAVGRVTDSNRETPTVLAVRRASPAVVNLHGQKTVRSTAAGMAGGSGDGGFKHVNGMGTGVIIDPDGYVITNYHVVEDVDNIRVTLQDGSVTTAQLIASRPRNDLALVKINTDQPLPTIPRGTSSDLMVGESVIAIGNAYGYVHTCTQGIISALHRDVPVNDTQDYQDLIQISAGINPGNSGGPLLNIEGEIIGVNVAVRVGAQQIAFAIPIDQVVSIVTSMIEEHNSNRFNTGLSTQGGPRDGDGVTISHVSASSSAARDGLKPGDRVVRVGTRTVDDRLDYSLAMLHANPGQDLSIEVERNGEALQLALATSSSGHNTQGPNDSAWAVIGVRAKPISQSAMNRLNARMRTPYRGGLMITAVRSGSEAAEQGIQVGDVLLGIHNWQTASLSDLAGILDHPDIKKGPRAKFYIVRREQTLYGHFQLAARDQNQRH; via the coding sequence ATGCGACCGATCCAACTTTCCCCGGCCATCGGCCGTCGACGACGGAAGACCCAACGATGGTTCGAGCGACTCACCAAGTACGGACTGACGTTCTCGATAGCTTCCGCGATTTGTGTTGCCGACGCGTCGGCACAAGAATCACGGCTGACATCATTCGAACCATCGGTTGCTGTCGGGCGAGTCACCGATTCCAATCGTGAGACTCCCACCGTCTTGGCCGTTCGCCGCGCTAGCCCAGCCGTCGTGAACCTTCATGGTCAAAAAACTGTTCGTTCGACCGCAGCCGGAATGGCTGGCGGATCAGGCGACGGTGGTTTCAAACATGTCAACGGCATGGGAACCGGCGTGATCATCGACCCCGATGGGTACGTCATCACGAATTACCACGTTGTCGAAGACGTTGATAACATCCGCGTCACGCTGCAAGACGGATCGGTCACGACCGCTCAACTGATCGCATCGCGACCACGAAACGATTTGGCGTTGGTCAAGATCAACACCGATCAACCGTTGCCAACGATTCCGCGTGGCACCAGCAGTGATCTGATGGTCGGTGAAAGCGTGATCGCGATCGGCAATGCCTATGGCTATGTCCATACCTGCACGCAAGGGATCATCAGTGCGTTGCATCGCGACGTTCCGGTGAACGACACTCAAGACTATCAAGACCTGATCCAAATCAGTGCCGGTATCAATCCGGGCAACTCGGGCGGTCCGCTGCTGAATATCGAAGGCGAAATTATCGGTGTGAACGTCGCCGTTCGCGTCGGTGCTCAACAAATTGCCTTTGCAATTCCCATCGATCAAGTTGTAAGTATTGTTACATCGATGATCGAGGAGCATAACTCGAATCGATTCAATACCGGATTGAGTACCCAGGGTGGCCCACGCGATGGCGATGGAGTGACCATTTCCCATGTCTCCGCTAGCAGTTCAGCCGCACGGGACGGATTGAAGCCGGGTGACCGCGTGGTCCGCGTTGGGACTCGAACGGTAGACGACCGATTGGATTATTCACTGGCGATGCTTCATGCAAACCCAGGACAGGATCTTTCGATCGAAGTCGAACGGAACGGCGAAGCTCTGCAACTCGCTCTCGCCACTTCCTCGTCCGGTCACAACACTCAAGGCCCCAATGACTCCGCTTGGGCAGTCATCGGAGTTCGAGCGAAGCCGATTAGTCAATCAGCTATGAACCGGCTGAATGCTCGGATGCGAACCCCGTATCGCGGCGGACTGATGATCACCGCGGTACGCAGTGGATCGGAAGCGGCCGAGCAGGGTATCCAAGTTGGCGACGTACTGCTGGGCATTCACAACTGGCAGACCGCAAGCTTGTCTGACTTGGCCGGCATCTTGGATCATCCCGATATCAAGAAAGGCCCTCGAGCAAAGTTCTACATCGTTCGACGAGAACAAACGCTCTACGGCCACTTCCAACTGGCCGCTCGTGACCAAAACCAACGTCACTGA
- a CDS encoding DUF4013 domain-containing protein — MNESSIHAASLIGPIQYDTEARQSKTNRAQIADAAPASAAAGSITADSITADSHAAERSSDELPKRGVIRRGIGFLTWGISGSFAIVSMIVCLAFIAAVPILQLVTFGYLLDVAGGLAGGRKLRDSLPKLESFKRIGIVAGAVVIGAIPVQVLVHLESVAALVDPGSNQAGRLRTFAMIAAIAAMFYLLWALARGARLIDFLWPQPIGMIRRGWRPSTYRELPDRLWSFTRSLQLPKYFWLGLRGAIGTLIWLVPAMIIIATNRNGETGLAGLVGILAGVALGIVLMYLPMLQAHFAAENRFRALFEVRRIRRLFCYAPWAWFGAMLLSLVLFPIPLYLLKIEALPREVAWLPTLVFVAFILPARLSAGLALRRAKQIAANFEDGALKPQTWTNFWSRWTVRLLMPVIVGIYLAFVTLSQYTSWDGLQTWVQQHAVLVPIPFINGV, encoded by the coding sequence GTGAACGAATCATCCATCCACGCTGCCAGCTTGATAGGGCCAATACAGTACGACACTGAAGCTCGACAAAGCAAAACGAACAGGGCTCAAATCGCTGATGCCGCCCCAGCCAGTGCGGCCGCAGGCAGTATCACTGCTGATAGTATCACTGCCGATAGTCATGCAGCAGAGCGTTCGTCTGATGAGCTGCCGAAACGTGGGGTTATCCGCCGGGGAATTGGCTTTCTGACCTGGGGGATTTCTGGAAGCTTTGCCATCGTTTCGATGATCGTATGTCTCGCGTTTATCGCCGCGGTGCCGATCCTTCAATTGGTCACATTTGGGTATTTGCTTGATGTGGCTGGCGGTTTAGCCGGTGGGCGAAAATTGCGTGATAGCCTGCCCAAGTTGGAATCCTTCAAGCGAATTGGGATCGTTGCCGGTGCCGTTGTCATCGGGGCGATTCCGGTGCAAGTCCTTGTGCATCTTGAAAGTGTGGCGGCATTGGTCGATCCGGGATCCAATCAAGCCGGTCGCTTGAGAACATTTGCGATGATCGCTGCCATCGCCGCGATGTTTTATCTGCTTTGGGCACTGGCCCGAGGGGCGCGACTGATCGATTTTCTATGGCCACAACCGATCGGAATGATTCGACGAGGATGGCGTCCGAGCACCTATCGAGAGTTGCCTGACCGACTGTGGAGTTTCACGCGATCACTACAGCTTCCGAAGTACTTTTGGTTGGGACTGCGAGGTGCGATCGGGACCCTGATTTGGCTTGTGCCCGCGATGATCATCATCGCGACTAACCGTAATGGCGAAACCGGTCTGGCCGGTCTGGTGGGGATTCTAGCTGGCGTCGCTCTAGGGATCGTGCTGATGTATCTGCCAATGCTGCAAGCACATTTCGCCGCAGAAAATCGGTTTCGAGCATTGTTTGAAGTCCGCAGGATTCGCCGCTTGTTCTGTTACGCACCTTGGGCATGGTTCGGTGCGATGTTGCTTAGCTTAGTGCTGTTTCCGATCCCGCTGTATCTGTTGAAGATTGAGGCCCTTCCTCGTGAAGTCGCTTGGTTGCCGACCTTGGTCTTCGTTGCGTTCATCCTACCGGCGCGACTATCGGCTGGTCTGGCACTTCGTCGAGCTAAACAGATTGCGGCGAATTTCGAAGACGGTGCGTTGAAGCCACAAACATGGACCAACTTTTGGTCACGTTGGACCGTGCGTTTGCTCATGCCAGTGATTGTGGGCATTTACCTCGCGTTTGTCACATTAAGCCAATACACGAGTTGGGATGGATTGCAGACCTGGGTTCAGCAGCACGCCGTTTTGGTCCCGATCCCGTTTATCAACGGCGTGTAG